GCAGTTAAAGAAGTTGGTCAAAGTTAGTACCGTCGAGATCTTGGTGATCTGGGAAAGCTTCATGCCTTTCTCATCGTCAGACTTTTCCATAGTCATAATGTGCAGCTTCTGAATAAATTTGACGGTATAGTATTCGCCCACCGCCGCAATGACAGCCATTGCAGCTTTCGGAGCGTAAATAACACCATTGTATTCCAAAATAGTCGGAAGCTCTTGTATGGGCCGCAGAAGAGCATCAATATTGCTAAGTTTCTCATCGGGTAGCATATGTTGGGCGATCGAAGCAATACATGCACTCAAACCCCATGTAAGAATAGAGCACAAGAAGCATGCTGCGCTAACTAATCGGTACGCTACTTCAAATATCAGGGGGAAAGCGTAGCTCCTTAGGCCATATTCCCATTCCCAAGTCAATTGGCCGAATCCGAATGCTTTGTAATGCGCCGGCTCCAGTGCTTGCCAGAATTCGtcagcttgaaagaagGTTCTCGTTGATATGGCGTTGATTAGCCTGAACGCTGTCAGGACAATAAGTAGCTTCGGTATCCTCTGCAACAACGCTCTTATAGGTTTCATCTGCTACTCTTAGTAATTGCTTATCGATAACTTAAGTAACCTTAGCTTCTCTTGCGACTCGCGTCTTCAATACTACCAAGACTACTGGTATAGAAAGCAAATCGAAGCCCTAGAAGCTCCAAATTTCCCAGATCCGACCGACTAACATTGTGGGATATGCTCAACTTCACAGGCCAggcgaggaggaggacTGTCAACCTAGGAAACAGATCAGCAACTACAAAGCAGGACATACTGTTGAAAGCCCAGCGTgagagagaaaggagaGCCAAGGAGCACCAAAGAGAAGCTGCATGTGCTATTATACAGTTCCATATAAGGAGATACCTGGCCGACAGGTTTAACATTAGACTTTTCAGTTCCACCTGGGACCGTCAAGAGGTCGGCTACCTTGTCTTGGTCTTTGGCCCTAAGTTGATAGAGCATTTGGATTATGAGTCCGTTTCAAGAATACTCAACGACTCAAAAGATATGCTGGAGCATTATCCTGGAAACCGCGGGAACCTGAAGTTATGTGGTATGATGGCTCAACTGAAGGATGATGTTCTCATTCAAGAGATCGTTAGCTGTTTAAATCTGGCAAGGCCTGTCGCAAATGAATTTGTTGCAGGTGTGAGAAGCCTTTTGATGAGGACCCAGAAACTGAGTCAACAATCCATTACTCTACTTTTGGAAGTTGTGTGCAGGTGGAATCTGAATCATTCTGAGGCCTTAGAACCTTTATTCGAAATTAGATCGAAAGAAACGGCTAATTCCTCGGTTCTCTGGATGTTTTACCAGATTTGTGGGTCGTTAAATGTTCTACCAGCTTCTGACTCTCGTTCGTCAGTCCTGCTGGAGAATTTGGCATATATTTACTGTCATGTGGATGATCGAACCACAATCAGTCGCTGTATCGCCAGTTGCTTCAGAGGTATGCATTATATTGAACAAGACGGTCACTTACAAACGTACGTTACACAGCTTTACGAAAAGCCTTTCCTGGATTTTTTGACAAACCTTGTggagaatgaagaagacgttGATGTCACGATGGAAAACTTTGTTTCCTATATTGAGAGCGCTCCCAACGATAACTTACGAGACTCGGCAATGATCAGCTTGCTCTCCAGGCCATCCTTCTTAAAGAAATTATACTCTGGTATTCATGAATCACGCTTTGGCGAGTTAGAGTTCGAACCAacagcatctttctcaatttttGTTAGACTGCTCGAGATGTATTTACTAGTGTCGACGGACCATGAACTCCTTTCCGAATATTCGGGATTCACTGTTAAGGATCTCGTAGCCTTCACgacgagtttgaaagattttgtGTTTCATAACCTATGGCACATCGCAGCAGAGTCAAGACCCAAGATTGTAGAAGATACATTGCCGCTCTTACAAAAGTTGTACTTGAGAGATTCACGTCTGCATTTCTGCTCTAAGAATAAGGATCTAGACTACTGGAGCAGTAAAGATGTCGACTTTCTGCAAGTAAGTCCCTTTAAATATATTGAAGACTACGAGAGGCTTTACAGGGAATATGCTGACAAGAGAGACGAGTTACTAGCCGATAGTAATGAGCTTTCCACAGCAGATGAGGCCAGCGCGATAAAATTTCAAATATTAGCCCGCCTCAGCTCGATGTACAAGTCTTCAGTGTCCACAAGAcaattcaagaagctggagaTTTTAATCAAGACTCCTTTCTTCATTCCTTTTGAACAAAGAGTTGACCTTTTTTACCTGTTCATCGCCCTGGACAAACAGCGTCTTCATTTGGATGAGGATAGTGCTCTAATGGGTATGTTCATGCCATGGCATGTGAACGGAGCAATGGGACGGCAGTCGGCGACAATATCCAGGGAGAATATCCTTGACGACGCGTGCAATGCTTTCAATAGTATCGGAGAAAGGTTTAAAGCCAAATTGGCCGTCACATTTGTCAACGAATTTGGTCCAGAAGCTGGGGTGGATGGTGGCGGTATAACCAAAGAATTTTTGACCAGCGTTTCTGAGGAAGGTTTCAACAGCGAGAAGTATTCGTTGTTCCAGACCAACAGCCAACACGAGCTCTATCCTTCGACCGCTGTCGATGCGCAGCGTTTGAGATACTTGTGGTTTTTGGGCAAGATTCTAGGCAAATGCCTGTACGATCATGTGTTGATAGATGTCGCGTTTGccgatttcttcctgaagaagatgtTGAACCCTTCGTCACAGTTTGCCTCTTCCTTTGATGACCTGCAAAGTCTGGACATTGTACTTTACTCCAACTTAGTCAAGCTTCTAACTATGACGCCTGAACAGATAGCCAGCTTAGATCTGGCCTTCGAAACTGATTCGCTGGACGGCAGAGGAACTGTTGTGCCGTTGATACCCGACGGAAACAATATCGCGGTCACCAAGGAGAACGTTCTCCTATACATCATAAAAGTAGCTGACTTCCGCCTCAACAAGAGTCTTTTTAGGCAAATCCAGAACTTCCACGGTGGCATGAGCATGATCATCGCCCCACACTGGATGGAAATGTTCAATTCAGTAGAGCTTCAGATGCTGATCTCCGGCGGAGGCAAAGACATTGACCTGGCGGATCTCAAAGCCAATACCGAATACGGCGGATATCAGGAGACTGACAAGACTATCAACGATTTCTGGTCGATTTTGCAGGAATTAGAATCGCAGGAGAGgctcaatttcatcaaattcGTCACTTCCGTTCCTCGGGCACCTTTACAGGGATTCAGATCTCTTGAGCCTCGATTTGGCATCAGAAACGCCGGAAGAGATCTCGAGAGGCTCCCGACGGCATCCACCTGCGTGAACCTCCTCAAATTGCCTGATTATCAAGATAAAGAACTGCTGCGACAGAAGCTACTCTACTCCATCAACTCGGGAGCGCGTTTCGACCTCTCGTAGCGGGATTCGGCCATTATATACGCCGTCAAATAGACTGGATATAATGCTGGCATCAGCCAGCTAATTGAGGGCATTGGATCTAAGTCTTGGTTTTCACGTGAAAGTGTTGATAGTAGTGATAAGTCCTTGATCGGTACCACCGAGAAGCTTGAATAGGAGACAAAGAACGCCGTTGTTACACCAAGAGtgaatcttcaagaaggagatttCGGGACGTTGGAAGCTCTTTGCTTGGTGCCGTTTGTAGTTAATCTATTTTGGTTACATTTGAGACACTACTTCGAGAGATTTGAAGTGGTTTGGGGAGGTGCGCCACAGGTATTACTGCAGACATTTTGATAGAACAGGATGAGTAACGATGGTATGGCGGCAGTAATGATTCTGATGCTGGCAGCGGCTCGACAGACACTTGGATACGTTATTCCGAGGGGCATGATTGCGATAAATGAGGAGACGGGGGCCGTCTACAGTGTAAAAGATGATAATGATCCGTTCAATAAGTATCCCGAAGGCTATGGGGAAGATGAACTCGACATGGATATCATGCTATTCTCTTTGATTACGATGGTTCTGATGTACGTCTTTGTGTGTTTCCTTtacatcttcatcaaatACATTGTGAACAAACTGATGAGAGACAACAGTAGCATCTCACTTCTCAACGATGGTGATACGAACCGAAGGCTGCGTAGAACAACGGAGCAGCTGAATGCTAGATGGCCTAGCGCTTTGGATAATGAGGAGTACGTTAAGGATAAACTAGCGAAGCTCTCCCCAGAAGAGCAATTTTACTACAAGCAGGGCGAAGAGTACATCAGGCAGAATCCTCCTCTGATTATTCCGCACGCTTCGTCCTCCGATGAGCAGGTGGAGGATCCCATCGTAAACGAGTCAACGAGACAGTTCATCAACGAGGAAGGCGCTTACGCATGGGAATTTCAACCGGACTCTAACCTACCCAACGATACGGTGATTGTGGAAAACAAGACGGAGGTAACATTTTTGAATTATAACTATGAAGCATCTGTGATGACAAATTTGCCCATTCCTAGAATCAATAGGGTTTATTATTGTGAGTTCAAGATTTTCGAGCTAAGAGGCAATAGTGGCACTACCTCTAGCGGCTCGCATCACTTagaggatgacgaaacGATTTCCTTTGGGCTTTCTACATGTCCTTATCCGTATTTCAGACTGCCGGGAAAGCATCACCATTCCATTGCGTACGATTCAAACGGTTCTCGTAGATTCAATGATTCATTTGCCCTGGATCCAGCTCTTCGTACGCTGTTTCCAAGACTCGAAAAAGGTGACGTAGTTGGTATAGGATATCGTTCCAATAGCGGGACCGTTTTCTTTACGAGAAATGGTAAAAAACTGAAGGAGGACTCCGTTGGAGGTCACATCAAGGGTTGGAAGTTCAAGTATCTTTACCCAATAATTGGTGCTAATGTTCCTTGCAAAATTCACGTAAATTTTGGAACATACGGATTTGTATACATCGAGGCAAACGTCAAGAAATGGGGTTACGCTAAAACCAGTGGTATGAAGTTGCCTCCACCATCCTATGAAGAGTATGGCCAGGACACCCTTTTAGAAAGCGGTTGCGAGGAAGATTTAACCGATAACGAATCCACCTCCTCTATTAATGGAGATATAGTAGACAGCCAGGGCGAATTGCTACCGCCTCCGCCGGGGTTCGAGTATAGCACGTCGCCTATCGATTCGACGAACGCTATGGAGGAAGCCATAAATCTGAACTCTTTGCCAGCGGAGCCACCGAGCTATTCCGATGATGAAATATCGTCACGAATAAAATCAGATGCACCAAGGATTGGTAGTAGCTCATCTCAACtagttgaagaaggagattcaaatgatcaaaatgGTTATGTCcatgacgaggaagaagatgacgaaatGAACATCGAGGAAAGCGGGCATTCCAGAAAAACTAACGGGAACACTTTGTCAAATCAATTTATCCAGGACTAAGGCTAGGCTAGCAGTGACAGGAGGCGCTGCTTTATGTGCATTTTTTTTGTTCTCATTCTCGGACATTATTATTATATATAGCTCAGTTGGCTAACTAAGTAATGGTCTAAGATAATGTTTCATGCAACTGGCGGTGGGTAAAGCTTTCCGCGACCGCGCGGTAGGTATATGGGATTGGTTCATCGAATTTACCTCTGATGGTGAAAGTGATGAAAAACAACACATTCGATGGACAGATCCTGCTTTTACAGCCATCTATGATCATCCGTTAATTCTTGtgtgttcttgaagaaatcgggCATATTCGGTATGTGTGAGTCATGAGATAGAGATAGAAGAGTAGCAGAGTTTTCCGCCTGATTTTGGTTTAATGAATTAGCGTTATTATTATCACTCAGGCGATTCTTCTCATCTATTGCAGACGTATCTCTGTTCAGAGCCAAAATATCGTTCGCTGCATCATACTGATCAAAAAAAGTCTGTGGATGTTCGTGCAGTGCCAGTGATTGTTGTCCGGCCATAGATGGATTATGGAGATGTGTTGGGGGAGGTGGCAAAATCTGATTCGCACTGTTATAATCTAGGATTAGTGAATTcatgaatttcaaagagctttcAGAACCCTTCAATGCGTGAGGCATGTTTGAACCTCCAACAAATGCATCGTTTACTTGTCTACCTTCAGAAAAGTCTTCGCAGATAGACCACTGATTGCCGTTGCCCTCTTCCGAGTTATCTAGGAAAAAGACAGCAAAATTTGGTGGTCTCGAAACTGCGAGTTTCAATTCTGCAAAACTCTCGGACTGGTTGCAGTCTTTATCCGTATCATTGCTCTCATTATGATCATGATTTTCGTCACTCTCTCGTCGAGTGCCACCCTCTGTTATATCGCCCGTTTCTAGAGTGAGAGAACAGTTCACGACAGAACCGAGGGAGAAAAAGATCCTGAATAGTATCTTTGTGTTGTTGGCCATCGCACTGAAAAAATAGTTGATTTCAAAgtttttcttcgatatgAGTACCATCAAATCAGTAGCGTTGGACATAATATGATTGATAGAAATCGGGGACAGGTTTGACAGATCTCTTATCAGTGGCAGGTTCTCTCTCCGCAATGCTCCACTTTTCATCCTATTCCAGCTACCTACGGTGATCGAGCAGACATCAATGAAGTAATAGTTGTTGTTGATGTTTACGGGTATTCTGTCGAAGTACGTTGCGCAATCATGCGAGTCGTCACGCATCATAGGGGCAGCTCCAGAGTCTGTGCTGTTGTCCGCCCCGCTCTTGTGCTGCCCGCCACTCTTTCTCAGTTTCGCTCTTCGATTCTGGAACCATATACGAACATTCTTTTCTGGTAACCCAGTTAATTCAgaaatcttcttcctgcGTTGTGTAGTTGGATTAGGATTCACTTCAAATTCTTGCTTCAAAATATCCAGCGTTTCTCCGGTCGCTCTAGTTCTCTTCGGTTTCGACACTTTCTTACTATCAACAGTGGAGCTCTGGCTAGCGATCTCCCCTCGGCTCCTCTCCTCATTGGTCGAGCCGCCCTCATACGATTCGCCCGATACAACACCTTCATGTGCCATACTCTCACCACCGCTCACGGTTGCCGTTCCAGAACCCTGCGACTCTGTGTCCTTGTTTccttgatgttcttgttTGCCAGGAGATAGGAAGTTGAACTCGTCGGCACCGAAACGCGAAGCAAAGCTGTCAGCGTACTGATGGAACTCACTCATTTTGGTTGATAAATTGaaatccagcagctggatTAGCTAAGGGATTAATCACTCCGGATTATCACACTTGATGAGTAGATGTAGTGTCTTCACATTCATACTTGCAATAAGTTCGACCTAGCGCGTTCGTCCAAATTGACCAACTATCGACTCAGTATATAAAAGGCCTAAAAGACGCCTATACCGTCTTCTTTGGGATCTCATATTCGTGTCTGTCATGGCGTAGGCTGTTTGGAATGTCTGTAGCGACTTTCAGCGACTTCGGACGCCGCCTGGGGGCCAGAAACGCCGATCGAAACTTGCCAGCTCGTCAGCCCAACATGCAAGGTCTGCCCTTCTTACAGATGCGCTCCTGCGCCGTCAGCACCGGCGGAAGCAACGTAGCACCATGTTATGCTGCAGCGACATGGTTCCCTTTTGCCTGGAAGAGCCGAAACCGAAAATACTCTAGTAACAGCAGTGTGGTCTGCGAGTGGAAGACTGGAGGTGCAGTCTAAGCATCCTGAGCTTAAGAGCCAGTTTGAGATATCATCAGGTTGCCATTGGTGAATGGTCGAACTTCGTGTTTGGTAGCGCCGCGCATGCTAGTAAAAACCGACAAACGGTGAATATGTTGGTTCAGAGCTTGCCACATCGTGTAAGAGCTGCCAGGGTTGAGTTCACTTGCAGTGTCTTAAGCCTCGGTCACTGTTTGGGAATCTGTTTCAGTATGAGCAACGcaccttgaagaaactcGCTGCTCTTGGCGAGTCATCTAGCTAGTCGCATCTCGCTTTCACCGGTCTGAAGAGTATCGGAGTGCTTTCATTTCTCTCGAGCAAGATCGCTAACGTCAAGGGCTCGACTCCCTGACTTTATTGCACCCCCTACCTTGTCAGCAGCTTCTGGACAAGAGTTTACACAGACCAAGAGAGCACAGTGCAAGCGACTAGAAAGCCAGAAGATGAGCATGTTTGAGACAATTACTATCCCGCAAGTCGGGTTCACTTACAGCTTGCCCATTGGCCTCTTTATCAACAACAAGTACGTCGCTTCGAAGGATGGTAAGAAGATAGATACGGTCAATCCAAGTACCGGTGAGAAGATCACATCATTTTACGCTGCCAGTGAGGAGGATGTGGACGATGCGGTTAAAGCTGCTCGTGAAGCTTATGAGAACGTTTGGTCGATGATGGCGGCCGAGGAGAGAGGACTCTTGTTGTATAAGTTGGCCGACCTAATCGAACGTGACAAGTATAAGCTTGCTGCATTGGAGACACTCGATTCGGGGAAGCCATATCATTCGAACGCCGTCAACGATTTGCAGCAGATTATTCAGCTTACTCGCTACTTTGCTGGATCAGCAGACAAGTACACCAAGGGTGAGACCATTCCACTGAATCATGATAAGTACGCAATGACTTTCAAGGTTCCTTACGGTGTGGTAGGCCAGGTGATACCATGGAATTATCCTCTTGCTATGGCAAGTTGGAAGATTCAGGGCTGTCTTGCCGCTGGTAACACGATCGTCATCAAGCCCGCAGAAAACACTTCGATATCTTTACTTTATATGGCCCAGCTGTTTGTGGAAGCAGGCTTCCCACCTGGAGTGTTGAACGTCGTCCCCGGCCTTGGAGCTACTGCTGGCACTGCGCTGGCTGCTCATCCTGACGTCAACAAGATAGCCTTTACTGGAAGTACTCAGGTTGGCCAAAAGATAATGGAATTGGCGGGCAAATCAAATCTGAAGGCAGTCACCTTGGAGTGCGGTGGAAAGTCACCTGCTGTTGTTTTCGCAGACGCTGCGTTGGATAATGCAGTGGAATGGATCGCTAATGGCATTTATTACAATTCTGGCCAAAACTGCACTGCAAACTCGCGGGTATATATCCAAGAGAGAGTTTATGATGAGTTCATATCCAAGTTCAGGGTTTTTGTGCGGAAAATGTGGACCTTTGGAGAGAAGTTAGATCCCTTTGACGAGAAATGCACCGTCGGACCTGTCATCTCAGAAACTCAGTATTTGAGAATCTTGTCATATCTTGAGCATGGTCAGAATGAGGAGAGACTCAAAATGGAGACGGTGGGAGATTTTCAAAAGGACTCAAGGGGATATTTCCTCCCCCCACTATATTTCCTTGATGTGCCACAGTCTTCGAAGTTgaaccaagaagaaatcttTGGACCAGTGGCTGTTTTCTCAAAGTTCAAGGATTACGAAGAAGCCATCAAACTGGCCAACGATACAATGTACGGTTTGGCGGCCGCGGTTTTCTCTGAGAATGTGAGGACAGTAAACCAGTTCGTCCGCGACATTAAAGCAGGGACTGTTTGGGTCAATTCCtcgaatgatgaagagatatCAGTGCCTTTTGGCGGCTTTAAAATGAGCGGGATAGGTCGTGAACTGGGCCAGAGCGGAGTGGATTCTTATGCGCAGCTAAAAGCTGCCCATATCAATCTATCCAACTACACATGAGCCTCTCAATGAGTCGTCGGCTGTGCAGACACGGTGTACTAGTATATAGCAGTATCTTGTCGAATGGTAGCCACATAGCAGGCTGGCCTGCTTGCTATTCTCTGGTTCAGTTGTGCCACGATAACTGACTGATTTACATGGTCGCAAGTTTTGCAGCTTGCCCATCACCACTTTTTCGTTACTGATAAATGGTGCATTGTAGAAGATTCGAAGTAGCAACCGTTGCGGTTGTTCCCGGAATTGGCAGTATAATCGCTTGTCTCTCAAGACCGT
Above is a genomic segment from Torulaspora globosa chromosome 1, complete sequence containing:
- the HUL5 gene encoding ubiquitin-ubiquitin ligase HUL5 (ancestral locus Anc_2.335): MLNFTGQARRRTVNLGNRSATTKQDILLKAQRERERRAKEHQREAACAIIQFHIRRYLADRFNIRLFSSTWDRQEVGYLVLVFGPKLIEHLDYESVSRILNDSKDMLEHYPGNRGNLKLCGMMAQLKDDVLIQEIVSCLNLARPVANEFVAGVRSLLMRTQKLSQQSITLLLEVVCRWNLNHSEALEPLFEIRSKETANSSVLWMFYQICGSLNVLPASDSRSSVLLENLAYIYCHVDDRTTISRCIASCFRGMHYIEQDGHLQTYVTQLYEKPFLDFLTNLVENEEDVDVTMENFVSYIESAPNDNLRDSAMISLLSRPSFLKKLYSGIHESRFGELEFEPTASFSIFVRLLEMYLLVSTDHELLSEYSGFTVKDLVAFTTSLKDFVFHNLWHIAAESRPKIVEDTLPLLQKLYLRDSRLHFCSKNKDLDYWSSKDVDFLQVSPFKYIEDYERLYREYADKRDELLADSNELSTADEASAIKFQILARLSSMYKSSVSTRQFKKLEILIKTPFFIPFEQRVDLFYLFIALDKQRLHLDEDSALMGMFMPWHVNGAMGRQSATISRENILDDACNAFNSIGERFKAKLAVTFVNEFGPEAGVDGGGITKEFLTSVSEEGFNSEKYSLFQTNSQHELYPSTAVDAQRLRYLWFLGKILGKCLYDHVLIDVAFADFFLKKMLNPSSQFASSFDDLQSLDIVLYSNLVKLLTMTPEQIASLDLAFETDSLDGRGTVVPLIPDGNNIAVTKENVLLYIIKVADFRLNKSLFRQIQNFHGGMSMIIAPHWMEMFNSVELQMLISGGGKDIDLADLKANTEYGGYQETDKTINDFWSILQELESQERLNFIKFVTSVPRAPLQGFRSLEPRFGIRNAGRDLERLPTASTCVNLLKLPDYQDKELLRQKLLYSINSGARFDLS
- the EAR1 gene encoding Ear1p (ancestral locus Anc_2.336), which encodes MSNDGMAAVMILMLAAARQTLGYVIPRGMIAINEETGAVYSVKDDNDPFNKYPEGYGEDELDMDIMLFSLITMVLMYVFVCFLYIFIKYIVNKLMRDNSSISLLNDGDTNRRLRRTTEQLNARWPSALDNEEYVKDKLAKLSPEEQFYYKQGEEYIRQNPPLIIPHASSSDEQVEDPIVNESTRQFINEEGAYAWEFQPDSNLPNDTVIVENKTEVTFLNYNYEASVMTNLPIPRINRVYYCEFKIFELRGNSGTTSSGSHHLEDDETISFGLSTCPYPYFRLPGKHHHSIAYDSNGSRRFNDSFALDPALRTLFPRLEKGDVVGIGYRSNSGTVFFTRNGKKLKEDSVGGHIKGWKFKYLYPIIGANVPCKIHVNFGTYGFVYIEANVKKWGYAKTSGMKLPPPSYEEYGQDTLLESGCEEDLTDNESTSSINGDIVDSQGELLPPPPGFEYSTSPIDSTNAMEEAINLNSLPAEPPSYSDDEISSRIKSDAPRIGSSSSQLVEEGDSNDQNGYVHDEEEDDEMNIEESGHSRKTNGNTLSNQFIQD
- a CDS encoding uncharacterized protein (ancestral locus Anc_2.338) yields the protein MSMFETITIPQVGFTYSLPIGLFINNKYVASKDGKKIDTVNPSTGEKITSFYAASEEDVDDAVKAAREAYENVWSMMAAEERGLLLYKLADLIERDKYKLAALETLDSGKPYHSNAVNDLQQIIQLTRYFAGSADKYTKGETIPLNHDKYAMTFKVPYGVVGQVIPWNYPLAMASWKIQGCLAAGNTIVIKPAENTSISLLYMAQLFVEAGFPPGVLNVVPGLGATAGTALAAHPDVNKIAFTGSTQVGQKIMELAGKSNLKAVTLECGGKSPAVVFADAALDNAVEWIANGIYYNSGQNCTANSRVYIQERVYDEFISKFRVFVRKMWTFGEKLDPFDEKCTVGPVISETQYLRILSYLEHGQNEERLKMETVGDFQKDSRGYFLPPLYFLDVPQSSKLNQEEIFGPVAVFSKFKDYEEAIKLANDTMYGLAAAVFSENVRTVNQFVRDIKAGTVWVNSSNDEEISVPFGGFKMSGIGRELGQSGVDSYAQLKAAHINLSNYT
- the PHO2 gene encoding Pho2p (ancestral locus Anc_2.337), with product MSEFHQYADSFASRFGADEFNFLSPGKQEHQGNKDTESQGSGTATVSGGESMAHEGVVSGESYEGGSTNEERSRGEIASQSSTVDSKKVSKPKRTRATGETLDILKQEFEVNPNPTTQRRKKISELTGLPEKNVRIWFQNRRAKLRKSGGQHKSGADNSTDSGAAPMMRDDSHDCATYFDRIPVNINNNYYFIDVCSITVGSWNRMKSGALRRENLPLIRDLSNLSPISINHIMSNATDLMVLISKKNFEINYFFSAMANNTKILFRIFFSLGSVVNCSLTLETGDITEGGTRRESDENHDHNESNDTDKDCNQSESFAELKLAVSRPPNFAVFFLDNSEEGNGNQWSICEDFSEGRQVNDAFVGGSNMPHALKGSESSLKFMNSLILDYNSANQILPPPPTHLHNPSMAGQQSLALHEHPQTFFDQYDAANDILALNRDTSAIDEKNRLSDNNNANSLNQNQAENSATLLSLSHDSHIPNMPDFFKNTQELTDDHRWL